Proteins from a genomic interval of Pseudovibrio sp. Tun.PSC04-5.I4:
- a CDS encoding non-ribosomal peptide synthetase produces MQDGPNKRNLRNLTPEQLLKMRNRSTLTAVRRDGTPLPLSFAQERLWFLSRMDGIGAAYHLALGLRLHGHLETQHLQAALDQIIARHEGLRTSICEQDGQLVQCFEPATCGLPLRILQVAPGKDPEAEIIRLAEEESSRAFDLGHGPLARACLIRTTDTHHVLLLVLHHIISDGWSNGLLLKELGAHYSHLVETGHPAPLDAPALAYADYAVWQKQPEQHKNFEKQKAYWKDALAGAPERLLLPTDRRRPAQQSYEGDYLPLQLGEELSAKVRQLARRFGITPYLVLMASYAIVLSRLAGQEDLVIGTPSANRVRKELEEMVGLFVNTLALRFDLSDGLTVDQLLTRMREIFLDSQDNQSLPFEQVVEALRPQRTLSYTPLFQVMFAWQNVEADPTRFAGLDTEPAVLARTASQFDITLELVDNGTCIYGGLEYATSLFDKQTIERLAGYLRQVVRSICELPEQPVHSVPLMDDAARAAVLEISRAVPMPASPIRAIHQLFEECASRHGDRVAIVSGPAELTYDQLNQQANKLAKYLLERGVRTGSRVAVCLSEGLNTVVALLAVLKSGGAYVPLDPAHPPERLGYQLEDSSPLLVLCDDGSVPSLEPSQTRDTLVLLDRDHAAWQQYSGDNVSDELTRPVSREDLAYVIYTSGTTGRPKGVMVPHKGPANLVEWFRQQKQVTENDRVLLSTSITFDISVVEVFATLSCGACLVVSERSRLLEGTYLVETIRQHSVTVCQFVPSLLGFFLSCEGVETCTSVRSILCGGEAFPSHLAQRCFEVLGHVRLQNLYGPTEASIYCTKQDIDPSANYPAVLPIGQPIAGMKMYVLDRHMTLVPRGVAGDLYVAGPGVAMGYLNRPKLTPERFVPNPLVQGEQLYRTGDIGRYMNDGAIEYLGRDDFQIKVRGYRIEPGEIEHALCQCDGVTNAVVISWQDEAGEALLVTYVCTTNDASSLDTAALRSSLGRQLPDYMVPSLYVQLASLPLSANGKIDRKQLPEPSGINAPASQTHKGPQTPLEEALAQIWAEVLQLEHVGMQDNFFDIGGHSLRATRIIARMRDVLGIEVPLRVFFERPTIEQTLYYIFEELEAAEYS; encoded by the coding sequence ATGCAGGACGGACCAAACAAGCGCAATCTTCGGAATCTGACACCGGAGCAACTGCTGAAAATGCGCAATCGCAGCACACTGACAGCAGTCCGCCGCGATGGAACCCCACTGCCACTTTCCTTTGCGCAGGAGCGGCTGTGGTTCCTCTCGCGCATGGACGGCATCGGAGCTGCCTACCACCTGGCACTCGGTTTGCGACTGCACGGACATCTGGAGACGCAGCACCTGCAGGCCGCTTTGGACCAGATAATTGCGCGCCATGAAGGCTTGCGGACCTCCATCTGCGAGCAAGATGGCCAGTTGGTCCAATGCTTCGAACCAGCCACTTGCGGCTTACCCTTGCGGATCCTGCAGGTGGCTCCCGGCAAGGACCCCGAGGCCGAGATCATCCGATTGGCCGAGGAGGAAAGCAGTCGCGCGTTTGATTTGGGCCATGGCCCTCTGGCACGAGCCTGTTTGATCCGGACCACCGACACTCACCACGTATTGCTGCTGGTCCTGCACCATATCATCTCAGATGGCTGGTCCAACGGACTGCTGCTGAAGGAACTTGGCGCACACTATTCGCATCTGGTAGAGACTGGTCACCCCGCGCCGCTGGATGCTCCCGCACTGGCCTATGCCGATTATGCTGTATGGCAGAAACAGCCGGAGCAGCACAAGAATTTCGAAAAACAAAAGGCCTACTGGAAGGATGCTCTGGCCGGAGCCCCGGAACGTTTACTTCTGCCCACAGACCGGCGCAGGCCAGCCCAACAAAGCTATGAGGGCGATTATCTTCCACTGCAGCTTGGCGAAGAGCTGTCGGCAAAGGTGCGCCAGTTGGCTCGCCGCTTTGGCATCACGCCCTATCTGGTTCTGATGGCCAGTTACGCCATTGTGCTCTCCCGTTTAGCCGGACAGGAGGATTTGGTAATTGGCACTCCCTCTGCAAACCGGGTCCGCAAAGAGCTGGAGGAGATGGTGGGCCTGTTTGTAAACACGCTGGCCCTTCGTTTTGACCTGAGTGACGGCCTGACCGTGGACCAGCTGCTCACCCGCATGCGTGAGATTTTTCTGGACAGTCAGGACAATCAGTCCCTGCCTTTCGAGCAGGTGGTCGAGGCCCTGCGCCCCCAGCGAACCCTGTCCTACACCCCTTTGTTCCAGGTTATGTTTGCCTGGCAGAACGTAGAGGCCGACCCCACCCGCTTTGCCGGATTAGACACCGAGCCGGCGGTGCTAGCGCGCACTGCTTCCCAGTTCGATATTACATTGGAATTGGTGGACAACGGGACGTGCATCTACGGCGGACTGGAATATGCAACGTCGTTGTTTGACAAGCAGACCATAGAACGGCTGGCTGGGTACCTCCGGCAAGTGGTCCGCTCCATCTGCGAACTGCCCGAGCAACCGGTTCATAGCGTGCCGCTCATGGATGATGCCGCCCGTGCCGCAGTGCTGGAGATATCCCGTGCCGTGCCGATGCCTGCTTCACCCATTCGGGCCATCCATCAGCTTTTTGAGGAGTGCGCCTCTCGTCATGGTGATCGAGTAGCCATCGTCAGCGGGCCGGCAGAACTCACCTATGACCAGCTGAACCAACAGGCCAACAAACTCGCTAAATACCTCTTAGAACGAGGAGTACGGACAGGCTCACGCGTGGCGGTCTGTCTGTCGGAGGGTCTCAATACAGTTGTTGCCCTTCTGGCTGTTTTGAAGAGCGGCGGGGCTTATGTGCCTCTTGATCCGGCGCACCCACCCGAGCGCCTTGGGTACCAGCTTGAGGACAGCTCTCCATTACTGGTGCTGTGTGATGACGGCTCTGTGCCTTCACTGGAGCCAAGTCAGACACGGGATACATTGGTTCTTTTGGACCGTGACCATGCCGCATGGCAGCAGTACAGCGGAGATAACGTCAGTGATGAACTGACCCGGCCTGTCAGCCGTGAAGATCTGGCCTATGTGATTTACACCTCCGGCACCACTGGTCGTCCTAAGGGTGTAATGGTGCCCCACAAAGGGCCAGCCAACCTGGTCGAGTGGTTCCGTCAACAAAAGCAGGTTACAGAAAACGACCGGGTGCTTCTGTCCACATCTATCACTTTTGACATCTCGGTTGTGGAGGTCTTTGCTACCCTTTCCTGCGGTGCCTGCCTTGTGGTGAGCGAGCGCTCACGCCTTTTGGAAGGTACCTATCTGGTGGAGACCATCCGCCAGCATTCGGTAACAGTGTGTCAGTTTGTCCCCTCGCTCCTCGGGTTCTTCCTATCGTGTGAGGGGGTTGAAACTTGCACCAGCGTGCGCTCGATCTTGTGCGGGGGCGAAGCCTTCCCCTCCCATCTGGCGCAGCGGTGCTTCGAGGTGCTGGGCCATGTGCGTCTGCAGAACCTGTACGGCCCGACAGAAGCCAGCATTTACTGCACAAAGCAGGACATTGACCCGAGTGCTAACTACCCGGCAGTTCTACCCATCGGGCAGCCCATTGCCGGCATGAAGATGTATGTGCTGGACCGGCATATGACATTGGTCCCCCGCGGTGTGGCCGGAGACCTTTACGTAGCTGGCCCCGGAGTTGCCATGGGCTATCTGAACCGGCCAAAGCTGACCCCAGAGCGCTTCGTTCCCAACCCACTTGTCCAAGGCGAACAGCTTTACAGGACCGGCGACATTGGCCGCTACATGAACGACGGCGCCATTGAATATCTGGGTCGTGATGATTTCCAGATCAAGGTCCGTGGCTACCGGATTGAGCCGGGTGAGATTGAACATGCATTGTGTCAGTGCGATGGGGTGACCAATGCAGTGGTCATCTCCTGGCAGGATGAAGCCGGGGAAGCTCTGCTTGTGACTTATGTGTGTACCACGAACGATGCGAGTTCACTGGACACAGCTGCTTTGCGCAGTTCACTGGGACGTCAGTTGCCGGATTACATGGTGCCAAGCCTTTATGTGCAGTTGGCGTCTCTGCCGCTGAGTGCAAACGGTAAGATCGACCGCAAACAACTGCCTGAGCCGAGCGGCATCAATGCCCCGGCTAGCCAAACCCATAAGGGACCGCAGACCCCGCTGGAAGAAGCTCTTGCTCAGATCTGGGCAGAGGTGCTCCAGTTGGAACACGTGGGCATGCAGGATAATTTTTTCGACATTGGCGGCCATTCCCTGCGTGCCACACGCATCATCGCACGCATGCGCGACGTACTCGGGATTGAGGTGCCATTGCGGGTCTTTTTTGAGCGACCCACCATCGAGCAAACGCTCTACTACATTTTTGAAGAGCTGGAAGCAGCCGAATATTCCTGA